A genomic window from Colletotrichum destructivum chromosome 7, complete sequence includes:
- a CDS encoding Putative AMP-dependent synthetase/ligase domain, short-chain dehydrogenase/reductase SDR, ANL has translation MPILDITKDLAALFEQQAKATPDALALEDESRTLTYAELDQETQALADRLRRHYGVGRDSLVGVLMSRSADYVVASLAALRAGGAFLVLELAYPSGLLRDVIQDAKPTVVITQNAHVNHIKADVPIIVYDEPSKTTVNGHANGELSPLPASDDLDRLAFVSYSSGTTGQPKGIANPHRAAVLSYDLRFGLSDLQPGDRVACNVFFVWEMLRPLLRGAAVFAVPDSASYDPSALVNLLDSRQITDTLMTPTLLATVLSRHPDLSKRLPKLRSLWLNGEVVTTDLCRRAIKALPETRLLNVYSASETHEVAAGDIRTFVDFETRVCPVGPPMDPEHIYIMDENGNRVGNNVSGELYVGGDLLARGYLNLPETTAKAFHPDPFVKKEGARMYRTGDLARVLPSGLLEITGRAGGMIKTRGYTVQPGAVENAIVKHLAVRDCAVSSHGEGLERQLVAYIVRDNEDKRGRADVVVDESGYSPAARRVLGEHLALYMIPTYWVELEELPTHGVSGKTDLKALPPPPSPKLATNGEKEQNTKVKLETVKKLWAAALNMPDSAITEEHDFFDIGGHSLVLADLANRFTKEFGFPVPLAPLAGTPTLQGHLQAIRDARDGHTAAVQADLPAVLRADSILPEDIQSNGTSMRRLNDAGTVLLTGATGYLGAFLLKNLVETTSAHIICLVRFTDPTDDMRPAGMARIRKNLIDLGIWDDSLLDRMEVVPGNLSREHLGIASDVYDDIVSRVEVIIHAAATVNLVYPYAALRSPNVGGTREILRLASKSGATLHHVSTNGVLTPSVAGWSEDAMVDIDDVPEKLIDGYGQTKWVAEKLVYEAARRGMPCKVYRPGTISGHSKTGSCNAWDLLNALIVESLHLKTAPHVDGWFAEMTPVDFVSAAITTLANHTDPNQLVYHLGDPNPVSANYIFDSLNELGFPTTRVPWDDWVELWTKKRGFGTAGDVPFTVDILRGGMPTAEALQAVTVLKDDATASALALYNLPRPKIDTNLLETYTRHFCARGWLSRPPRRADANGATSRVTKGRLAGKVAVITGASSGIGAAVAAGLAREGAHIALAARRTEALETVKAKLAGTGGKVLIHKTDVTNKEDVASLMQAAADKLGPVDILVSCAGVMYFTMMANNQTEEWERTVDVNCKGLLHCLSNTVPGMLSRGKGHIVAISSDAGRKVFPGLGVYSASKFFVEATLQSLRLETAGTGLRVTSIQPGNTATELLGMSTDAEAIKKYGEPTGAKVLDPEDVASSIVYAVCQPEHVAVNEVLIEPRDEPI, from the coding sequence ATGCCGATTCTCGACATCACCAAGGACCTCGCCGCGCTCTTCGAGCAGCAGGCAAAGGCCACACCAGATGCTCTTGCTCTTGAGGATGAGTCGCGAACTCTTACCTACGCCGAGTTGGACCAAGAGACACAGGCACTCGCCGACCGCCTACGTCGGCATTATGGAGTTGGCAGAGacagcctcgtcggcgtgctCATGAGCCGGAGTGCAGACTACGTCGTTGCTTCGTTGGCTGCTCTTCGCGCCGGCGGTGCTTTCCTGGTACTCGAGCTCGCGTATCCCTCTGGGCTTCTTCGCGATGTCATCCAGGACGCAAAGCCTACAGTGGTCATCACCCAAAACGCACACGTCAACCACATCAAGGCAGATGTACCCATTATCGTCTACGACGAGCCCAGCAAGACGACTGTCAACGGCCATGCAAACGGCGAGCTTTCTCCGTTGCCCGCTAGCGACGACCTTGATCGTCTCGCCTTCGTGTCGTACTCCTCGGGCACGACCGGCCAGCCGAAAGGCATTGCCAACCCTCACAGAGCCGCCGTGCTTTCGTACGACCTCAGATTTGGCCTCAGCGACTTGCAACCGGGTGATCGTGTAGCCTGCAATGTGTTCTTCGTCTGGGAGATGCTCCGCCCCCTTTTGCGCGGAGCGGCAGTTTTCGCTGTTCCGGACAGTGCCAGTTACGACCCCTCAGCTCTTGTCAACCTGCTCGACTCTCGACAGATCACAGACACCCTCATGACGCCCACCTTGCTGGCAACTGTCCTGTCCCGTCACCCTGATCTGAGCAAGCGCCTGCCTAAGTTGCGGTCTCTCTGGTTGAATGGCGAGGTGGTTACCACCGACCTCTGCCGCAGAGCAATCAAGGCATTGCCCGAAACTAGACTCTTGAACGTCTACAGCGCTAGCGAGACCcacgaggtcgccgccggtgacaTCCGCACTTTTGTTGACTTTGAGACCCGCGTTTGCCCCGTCGGCCCACCTATGGACCCGGAGCACATCTACATCATGGATGAGAACGGTAACAGAGTCGGCAACAACGTCAGCGGAGAGCTCTACGTGGGCGGCGACCTCCTGGCGAGGGGATATCTGAACCTCCCGGAGACGACTGCTAAAGCTTTCCATCCGGATCCTTTCGTCAAGAAGGAAGGTGCCCGCATGTACCGCACCGGCGATCTTGCCCGCGTGCTTCCCTCTGGGCTTCTCGAGATCACGGGCCGAGCAGGTGGCATGATCAAGACCCGTGGCTACACCGTCCAGCCCGGTGCGGTCGAGAACGCTATTGTCAAGCACCTGGCCGTGCGTGACTGTGCCGTCTCCTCTCACGGAGAGGGCCTCGAAAGACAGCTCGTTGCCTACATCGTCCGTGACAACGAGGACAAGAGAGGCCGAGCGGACGTCGTAGTGGATGAGTCTGGGTACAGTCCCGCCGCTAGACGTGTTCTTGGAGAGCATCTCGCCCTCTACATGATCCCAACGTACTGGGTGGAGCTTGAAGAGCTTCCCACTCATGGTGTCTCTGGAAAGACCGACCTGAAGGCcttgccaccgccgccgagccccaAGCTGGCCAccaacggcgagaaggaaCAGAACACAAAGGTTAAGCTGGAGACCGTCAAGAAACTCtgggccgccgccctcaacATGCCGGACAGTGCCATCACCGAAGAGCACGACTTTTTCGACATCGGAGGCCACTCTCTCGTTCTGGCGGATCTGGCGAACCGTTTTACCAAGGAATTCGGATTCCCCGTCCCGCTTGCCCCTCTTGCTGGTACCCCCACCCTGCAAGGTCACCTGCAGGCTATTCGCGATGCTCGCGATGGCCATACCGCGGCCGTGCAAGCCGATCTCCCGGCCGTTCTCCGTGCCGACTCGATTCTTCCCGAAGACATTCAGTCCAACGGAACTTCCATGCGGCGTTTGAACGATGCCGGCACAGTCCTTCTGACCGGCGCGACTGGATACCTCGGAGCATTCCTTCTCAAGAACCTCGTGGAAACCACTTCGGCACACATCATCTGCCTCGTCCGGTTCACAGACCCGACGGATGATATGCGTCCTGCAGGAATGGCCAGAATTCGCAAGAACCTCATTGATCTCGGCATCTGGGATGACTCCCTGCTTGACAGGATGGAGGTTGTGCCTGGAAACCTGTCACGAGAGCACCTGGGCATTGCCTCGGATGTCTACGATGACATTGTGTCCCGTGTCGAGGTCATcatccacgccgccgccaccgtcaacCTGGTGTACCCCTATGCTGCGCTGAGAAGTCCCAACGTCGGAGGCACCAGAGAGATCCTGCGCCTGGCATCCAAGAGCGGCGCCACGCTTCACCACGTGTCCACGAACGGTGTTCTGACTCCTTCTGTGGCAGGTTGGTCCGAAGACGCCATGGTCGACATCGATGACGTCCCCGAGAAGCTGATCGACGGGTACGGTCAGACCAAGTGggtggccgagaagctggtCTACGAGGCCGCTCGCCGAGGTATGCCGTGCAAGGTCTACCGGCCCGGTACGATCAGTGGCCATAGTAAGACGGGCTCGTGCAACGCCTGGGATCTCTTGAACGCCCTGATCGTCGAGTCGTTGCATCTCAAGACTGCGCCTCATGTCGACGGCTGGTTCGCCGAGATGACGCCTGTCGACTTTGTCAGCGCGGCTATCACTACATTAGCCAACCACACCGACCCCAATCAGCTCGTCTATCACCTCGGCGACCCCAACCCGGTTTCGGCCAACTACATCTTTGACAGCTTGAACGAGCTCGGGTTCCCTACCACACGTGTCCCGTGGGACGACTGGGTTGAGCTCTGGACCAAGAAGCGAGGCTTCGGCACCGCGGGCGACGTGCCTTTCACCGTCGACATTCTCCGTGGTGGTATGCCCACCGCCGAGGCTCTGCAGGCGGTCACCGTCCTCAAGGACGACGCCACGGCCTCTGCTCTGGCCCTGTACAACCTCCCCCGCCCCAAGATCGACACCAACCTGCTCGAGACTTACACTCGTCACTTCTGCGCTAGAGGCTGGCTCTCGAGACCCCCACGAAGGGCCGACGCCAACGGTGCTACGTCCCGTGTCACCAAGggccgcctcgccggcaaggtTGCCGTCATCACTGGCGCTTCCTCGGGCATCGGAGCGGCTGTTGCAGCCGGTCTTGCCCGGGAAGGCGCCcacatcgccctcgccgcgaGACGCACGGAAGCATTGGAGACCGTCAAGGCTAAGCTTGCCGGCACCGGTGGCAAGGTCCTCATCCACAAGACGGATGTCACGAACAAGGAGGACGTCGCGTCGCTCATgcaagcggcggcggacaaGCTCGGCCCCGTCGACATCCTTGTCAGCTGCGCCGGCGTCATGTACTTCACCATGATGGCGAACAACCAGACCGAGGAGTGGGAGCGCACCGTCGACGTCAACTGCAAGGGTCTCCTGCACTGCCTGTCCAACACCGTCCCTGGCATGCTTAGCCGCGGCAAGGGCCACATCGTGGCCATCTCCTCCGACGCCGGCCGCAAGGTCTTCCCCGGCCTGGGCGTCTACTCGGCCAGCAAGTTCTTCGTGGAGGCCACGCTGCAGAGCCTGCGCCTAGAGACGGCCGGAACGGGCCTGCGTGTCACCTCGATCCAGCCCGGGAACACGGCCACGGAATTGCTGGGCATGtcgaccgacgccgaggccatcaagaagtACGGCGAGCCCACGGGGGCCAAGGTCCTGGACCCCGAAGACGTCGCTTCCTCGATCGTGTACGCCGTGTGCCAGCCAGAGCACGTTGCCGTCAACGAGGTTCTGATTGAGCCGAGGGATGAGCCTATCTGA